From the Kiritimatiellaceae bacterium genome, one window contains:
- a CDS encoding DUF5329 family protein encodes MTKDGEAAVPPRQPGRLRYVPQAFRLPCLGRNHFQFATHKPSGYIRGFGCLAGLKTTGSFMLRRFITVMAFLGITACSYAEPAAEIEALIETVRSLGGAVFIRNGSEHTPAEAADHLKLKWTKQSQKIRTAEDFIELCATKSIMSGSSYTIRFADGHEELSADFMKTVLNQLRFSGSHHSTPASRPQAAPISLPPL; translated from the coding sequence GTGACCAAGGACGGCGAGGCCGCCGTCCCTCCAAGGCAACCGGGACGGTTACGATACGTACCGCAGGCGTTCCGCCTGCCTTGTCTCGGACGCAACCATTTCCAGTTTGCCACACACAAACCGTCCGGCTACATTCGCGGCTTCGGTTGTTTAGCTGGGTTAAAGACTACAGGATCATTTATGCTCCGAAGATTTATTACCGTCATGGCTTTTCTAGGCATTACAGCATGTTCTTATGCTGAACCAGCGGCCGAGATTGAGGCGCTGATCGAGACGGTACGAAGTCTGGGTGGCGCGGTGTTCATCAGGAACGGCAGTGAGCATACTCCTGCAGAGGCCGCCGATCATCTGAAGCTCAAATGGACCAAGCAAAGTCAGAAAATCCGCACGGCAGAAGATTTTATAGAGCTTTGCGCCACGAAATCCATCATGAGCGGATCATCCTACACGATCCGTTTCGCGGATGGCCATGAAGAGCTGTCGGCGGATTTTATGAAGACCGTTTTGAATCAGCTTCGATTTTCTGGATCCCATCATTCCACGCCGGCGAGCAGGCCGCAGGCGGCGCCGATATCCTTACCACCGCTGTAA
- a CDS encoding U32 family peptidase — protein MNPQSQIINRKSAIELMSPAGSEAALAAAIRAGADSVYFGVGKLNMRARSAGLAPEDLPKIARLCSTAGVKSYLALNTIVYDGEMEEMHALCDAAKAAGVSAVIATDIATIEYARAIGLEVHISVQANVTNFQALEFYARYADTVVLARELSLEQISAIAKKVQDKNLRGPSGELIRLELFAHGALCVAVSGKCYMSLAQYDHSANRGACFQPCRRSYRVTDEETGAELVIDNKYVMSPKDICTVQYLDKITAAGISVLKIEGRGRSADYVATVTKVYREALDALAAGTYTPEKFDPWIAELSKVFNRGFWHGGYYCGEKLGEWAGAADSQATEQRDEVGVLSNFFAKTNIAEFTVRRHAIKNGDSLLLEGPTTGALRFTVENLRVGGEPADEAQPNDVVTLALPRKARRQDKVFLLTPRGN, from the coding sequence ATGAATCCTCAATCGCAAATCATAAATCGAAAATCGGCAATCGAGCTAATGAGCCCTGCGGGCTCCGAGGCGGCACTGGCGGCGGCGATCCGCGCCGGCGCGGATTCCGTTTATTTCGGTGTCGGCAAACTCAATATGCGTGCCCGTTCCGCCGGTCTGGCGCCGGAAGACCTGCCGAAAATTGCACGTCTTTGCAGCACGGCGGGCGTGAAGAGTTACCTCGCGCTGAACACGATTGTTTACGACGGCGAGATGGAGGAGATGCATGCGCTGTGCGATGCCGCCAAAGCCGCCGGGGTTTCCGCCGTGATCGCCACCGACATCGCGACGATTGAATATGCCCGCGCCATCGGCCTGGAAGTTCATATTTCGGTGCAGGCGAACGTCACCAATTTTCAGGCGCTGGAATTTTATGCCCGCTACGCCGATACGGTGGTGCTGGCGCGCGAACTCTCACTCGAACAGATTTCCGCCATCGCGAAAAAGGTTCAGGATAAAAACCTGCGCGGCCCGTCCGGCGAGCTGATCCGCCTCGAACTGTTCGCCCACGGCGCGCTGTGCGTCGCCGTCAGCGGCAAATGCTACATGAGCCTCGCGCAGTATGACCACTCCGCCAACCGCGGTGCCTGCTTCCAGCCGTGCCGCCGAAGTTACCGCGTCACCGACGAGGAAACCGGCGCGGAACTGGTGATCGACAATAAATATGTCATGTCGCCGAAAGACATCTGCACGGTTCAATATCTGGACAAAATTACCGCCGCCGGAATTTCGGTGCTGAAAATTGAAGGACGCGGACGTTCCGCCGATTACGTCGCGACGGTGACAAAGGTTTACCGCGAGGCGCTCGACGCGCTGGCCGCCGGAACCTATACGCCGGAAAAATTTGATCCTTGGATTGCCGAGCTGAGCAAGGTGTTTAACCGCGGATTCTGGCACGGCGGCTATTATTGCGGTGAAAAGCTGGGCGAATGGGCGGGAGCCGCCGATTCGCAGGCGACCGAACAGCGCGACGAAGTCGGCGTGCTCAGTAATTTTTTTGCCAAGACCAATATCGCCGAATTCACCGTGCGGCGCCACGCGATTAAAAACGGCGACTCGCTTCTGCTTGAAGGGCCGACGACCGGCGCGCTGCGGTTTACCGTCGAGAATCTACGCGTCGGCGGCGAACCGGCGGACGAAGCGCAGCCGAACGATGTCGTTACGCTCGCCCTGCCCCGTAAAGCGCGGCGGCAGGATAAAGTTTTCCTACTGACGCCGCGCGGAAATTAA
- a CDS encoding ankyrin repeat domain-containing protein, whose translation MRIRSASVLTLLALSVALSGCKKKPEPVLPPPTAEAIAAFAEAAFNGNTAQVSAALKTGMPVDQVETNGNSALMLASFNGHVETIQVLLDAGAKINLHDGNGRTPLMFAASGPFPAAVKLLLEKGADINATDKVDHFSALMFAAAEGLSPIVDILLEKGADPKLKDKDNDTAASFARKRGFTALADKLQALIDAP comes from the coding sequence ATGCGCATACGATCGGCTTCGGTTCTAACACTTCTCGCTCTTTCGGTTGCACTCTCCGGCTGCAAAAAAAAGCCGGAGCCTGTTTTGCCTCCGCCGACAGCTGAAGCTATCGCCGCGTTTGCGGAAGCCGCCTTCAACGGAAACACTGCGCAGGTCTCCGCCGCACTGAAAACCGGAATGCCGGTTGATCAGGTGGAAACCAACGGCAACAGCGCACTCATGCTGGCCTCCTTCAACGGACATGTCGAAACCATACAGGTTCTTCTCGATGCCGGCGCAAAGATCAACCTTCACGACGGCAACGGGCGTACGCCCCTGATGTTTGCCGCCTCCGGCCCTTTCCCGGCGGCGGTAAAACTGCTCCTCGAAAAAGGCGCCGATATTAACGCAACGGATAAGGTGGATCATTTCAGCGCGCTGATGTTCGCCGCCGCCGAAGGGCTTTCGCCGATTGTCGATATCCTCCTTGAAAAAGGCGCTGACCCGAAACTGAAAGACAAGGATAACGACACGGCTGCCAGTTTTGCCCGCAAACGCGGATTCACCGCACTGGCCGATAAACTTCAAGCCCTGATCGACGCGCCATAA
- a CDS encoding methyltransferase domain-containing protein, giving the protein MTDDTLSDAGSYKFGKFEKNAEELARLKLQATIAIEVERDVWKNAGLKPGMNVLDVACGPGFTACELAKAVGNGAVTGVDINEELIFTAQQAKASEKVANVSFRTGNLYELDLPENAFDFVYARFVFQHLEKPQLALKNILRVLKPGGILCILDIDDNWTSFSPESAAFVKFIRKAGAGQKRKGGNRLIGSQLFGILSEAGFKNVSTKIRPITTEDLGVRYFLGVAVLFRVEMLNKFQKLLALPQLRKIKKAAQAPNAWGSVGVFVSTGTKA; this is encoded by the coding sequence ATGACCGACGATACATTGTCCGATGCCGGTTCCTATAAATTTGGCAAGTTCGAGAAGAACGCCGAGGAACTCGCGCGCCTTAAATTGCAGGCAACCATTGCGATTGAAGTGGAGCGCGACGTCTGGAAAAATGCCGGACTGAAACCCGGCATGAACGTACTCGACGTCGCCTGCGGCCCCGGCTTCACCGCTTGTGAATTGGCGAAAGCTGTAGGAAACGGCGCCGTGACCGGCGTGGATATTAATGAGGAGCTGATTTTTACCGCTCAGCAGGCCAAGGCTTCGGAAAAAGTCGCCAACGTCTCGTTCCGCACCGGTAATCTCTACGAACTCGATCTGCCGGAAAACGCCTTCGACTTCGTCTATGCCCGCTTCGTCTTTCAGCATTTGGAAAAACCGCAGCTCGCACTGAAAAATATTCTGCGCGTCCTCAAGCCCGGCGGCATTCTCTGCATTCTGGATATCGACGACAACTGGACCAGCTTCTCGCCGGAAAGCGCCGCGTTCGTCAAATTCATCCGCAAAGCGGGCGCCGGACAAAAACGTAAAGGCGGCAACCGGCTGATCGGCTCACAGCTTTTCGGCATACTAAGCGAAGCGGGATTTAAAAACGTCTCCACCAAAATCCGGCCAATCACCACCGAAGACCTTGGCGTGCGCTACTTCCTCGGCGTGGCGGTTCTCTTCCGCGTAGAAATGCTGAACAAATTCCAGAAGCTGCTGGCGCTTCCGCAACTCCGGAAAATCAAAAAAGCCGCACAGGCTCCAAATGCATGGGGATCAGTCGGCGTCTTCGTCTCCACCGGCACGAAAGCTTAA
- the hisD gene encoding histidinol dehydrogenase, with amino-acid sequence MKKTDAPILKYSAKGRSAKIDDFMLRPPVEKGADKIAAGVLADIKAHGDSAVVKYAQQFDRSPVTLATMRVTKAEITAAKKTVDADFKKAAKEAHKRITEFAIAGLREDWRMPAPQGGWLGEKFVALDRVGAYIPGGAAPLASTALMTLTLAEVAGVPERVACTPATADGSVNPYILFALDLAGATEIYKVGGIQAIGAMAYGTKTIKKVQKIVGPGGPYVTAAKRLVYGEVALDMVAGPSEIAVLADETANPAHVAADLLSQAEHGTGSEKALLITTSEKLAKAVRAELEAQSAQLIRQKPVAEVLAHGCILVVVPNIGKGIELCNRFAPEHMEVIVKNAERVAEKIYRAGAIFIGPWTPEAVGDFAAGPSHVLPTGGTAAFFSGLTVEDFRRRVSLIHFTKEDLKETVSVVEAFGRVETLDAHARSATIRLKK; translated from the coding sequence ATGAAAAAGACCGACGCACCCATTTTGAAATACAGCGCCAAGGGGCGCTCGGCCAAAATTGACGATTTTATGCTCCGCCCGCCGGTCGAAAAAGGCGCGGACAAAATCGCTGCCGGTGTGCTGGCCGATATCAAAGCGCACGGCGACAGCGCCGTCGTGAAATATGCTCAGCAGTTTGACCGGTCGCCGGTCACGCTGGCCACGATGCGTGTCACAAAGGCCGAAATCACCGCCGCCAAAAAAACGGTGGATGCCGATTTCAAGAAAGCGGCCAAAGAAGCGCATAAACGGATCACGGAATTTGCCATTGCCGGACTGCGCGAGGACTGGCGGATGCCTGCGCCGCAGGGCGGCTGGCTCGGCGAAAAATTTGTCGCGCTCGACCGTGTCGGTGCTTATATTCCCGGCGGCGCCGCGCCGCTGGCCTCGACCGCGTTGATGACGCTGACGCTGGCCGAAGTTGCCGGTGTTCCGGAGCGGGTTGCCTGCACACCGGCCACGGCGGACGGCTCAGTCAATCCGTATATTCTTTTTGCGCTCGACCTTGCCGGCGCGACCGAAATTTACAAAGTCGGCGGCATTCAGGCCATCGGCGCGATGGCCTACGGTACCAAGACGATCAAGAAAGTTCAGAAAATCGTCGGCCCCGGCGGGCCGTACGTTACTGCCGCCAAGCGGCTGGTGTACGGCGAAGTCGCGCTCGACATGGTTGCCGGTCCGAGCGAAATCGCCGTACTGGCCGACGAAACCGCCAATCCGGCGCACGTCGCCGCCGACCTGCTTTCGCAGGCCGAACACGGCACCGGCTCCGAAAAAGCTCTACTGATCACAACTTCTGAAAAGCTGGCGAAAGCTGTTCGCGCCGAACTCGAAGCGCAGTCCGCGCAGTTGATTCGCCAGAAACCGGTGGCCGAAGTACTGGCTCACGGCTGTATTCTGGTTGTGGTTCCAAACATTGGAAAAGGGATCGAACTTTGCAACCGCTTTGCGCCGGAACACATGGAAGTGATTGTTAAAAACGCTGAACGGGTTGCAGAAAAAATTTACCGGGCCGGAGCTATTTTCATCGGTCCGTGGACACCGGAAGCGGTTGGCGATTTTGCGGCTGGCCCCAGTCACGTTCTGCCGACCGGCGGCACGGCGGCCTTTTTCTCCGGCCTGACGGTCGAAGACTTCCGTCGCCGCGTCAGTTTGATCCACTTCACCAAAGAAGACCTGAAAGAAACGGTCTCTGTCGTCGAAGCCTTCGGCCGTGTCGAAACCCTCGACGCCCATGCCCGCTCCGCCACGATTCGGCTTAAGAAATAA
- a CDS encoding SDR family oxidoreductase: MKNYHSNKRVLVTGGAGFLGSHLCEALLQRNCDVVCADNFFTGRRGNVAHLLDNPRFEILRHDITFPLFVEVDEIFNLACPASPPHYQHDPVQTTKTSVIGAINMLGLAKRVGAKIFQASTSEVYGDPEIHPQPESYWGRVNPIGTRSCYDEGKRCAETLFFDYHRQNRVKIKVARIFNTYGPNMHPNDGRVVSNFIMQALRGEPITIYGSGQQTRSFCYVSDLIAGFLKLMDSPDDVTGPVNLGNPGEFTMLELAETVIKLTDSKSELIFKPLPSDDPKQRQPNITVAKEKLGWEPKVPLQEGLKHTIQYFKQYA; encoded by the coding sequence ATGAAGAATTACCACTCCAATAAACGGGTTCTAGTCACGGGCGGCGCGGGATTTCTCGGCTCCCACCTGTGCGAAGCACTGCTCCAACGCAACTGCGATGTCGTTTGCGCGGACAACTTTTTCACCGGACGGCGCGGCAACGTGGCGCATCTGCTGGACAATCCCCGCTTCGAAATCCTGCGGCACGACATAACGTTTCCGCTGTTTGTCGAAGTGGATGAAATTTTCAATCTGGCCTGTCCGGCCTCGCCGCCGCACTACCAGCACGATCCGGTACAGACCACCAAGACCAGCGTGATCGGCGCCATCAACATGCTCGGCCTCGCCAAACGCGTCGGCGCGAAGATTTTTCAGGCTTCGACCAGCGAAGTGTACGGCGACCCGGAAATTCATCCGCAGCCGGAAAGCTATTGGGGCCGCGTCAATCCGATCGGAACGCGCTCCTGCTACGACGAAGGCAAGCGCTGTGCGGAAACCCTCTTCTTTGATTATCACCGCCAGAACCGCGTCAAAATCAAAGTCGCACGAATTTTCAACACCTACGGCCCGAACATGCATCCCAACGACGGACGCGTCGTCAGTAACTTCATCATGCAGGCTTTGCGCGGCGAGCCGATCACCATTTACGGCAGCGGACAGCAGACCCGCTCATTCTGCTACGTCAGCGACCTGATTGCCGGTTTTCTGAAACTGATGGATTCGCCGGACGACGTCACCGGCCCGGTCAATCTCGGAAACCCCGGCGAGTTCACCATGCTGGAGCTGGCTGAAACGGTCATCAAGCTGACCGACTCCAAATCCGAACTGATTTTCAAACCGCTTCCGTCCGACGACCCGAAACAGCGCCAGCCGAACATCACCGTCGCCAAAGAAAAGCTGGGCTGGGAGCCGAAAGTGCCGTTGCAGGAAGGGCTCAAGCACACGATCCAATACTTCAAACAGTACGCCTGA
- the maf gene encoding septum formation inhibitor Maf, with amino-acid sequence METKQKLILASTSPRRIELLQSAGIAFTVVRPDADEKLHAGETPVEYAVRTAREKAESIKPPFDSIVLGADTVVAAEGRILGKPADSADAKAMLHLLSGKMHEVITGVCLRSAEKTVCFHVATAVLFRDLSEEEIVAYVETGDPLDKAGAYAIQNGAAGMVRRIDGSYSNVVGLPLCEVIEALEKF; translated from the coding sequence ATGGAAACCAAACAAAAACTGATTCTGGCCAGCACATCGCCGCGGCGGATCGAACTGCTGCAAAGCGCGGGGATCGCTTTCACGGTCGTCCGCCCGGATGCCGACGAAAAACTGCACGCCGGAGAAACGCCGGTGGAGTACGCCGTCCGTACCGCACGGGAAAAAGCGGAAAGCATAAAGCCTCCGTTCGACTCAATTGTGCTCGGCGCGGACACCGTGGTGGCCGCCGAGGGTCGTATTCTCGGTAAACCGGCTGACTCCGCCGATGCCAAAGCGATGCTGCATCTGCTGTCAGGAAAAATGCATGAGGTGATCACCGGCGTCTGCCTGCGCTCAGCGGAAAAAACCGTCTGCTTTCATGTCGCTACGGCGGTTCTTTTCCGCGACCTTTCCGAAGAAGAAATTGTCGCCTACGTCGAAACCGGCGACCCGCTCGATAAGGCGGGCGCTTATGCGATTCAAAACGGCGCGGCAGGCATGGTGCGGCGCATCGACGGCTCCTACTCGAATGTGGTCGGTCTGCCGCTTTGCGAAGTCATTGAAGCGTTGGAGAAATTCTAA
- the rsmI gene encoding 16S rRNA (cytidine(1402)-2'-O)-methyltransferase, which yields MDAGLYIVGTPIGHLGDMTARGIATLKEASLVIAEDTRTTRNLLNHFEIKTHCISCHKFNEVQRCDEIIERIRRGEAVAMVTDSGMPCISDPGARVVEACRAAGVLITSAPGPTAVTTALALSGFGGHGFLFAGFLPRKPGARRKTLEQCAALPVPAIFYESPYRLLKLLEEIEAVMGAERRVFVARELTKKFEELLSGTPAEIRQRFGERTVKGECVVIIDSAE from the coding sequence ATGGACGCAGGTCTTTATATTGTGGGAACCCCGATCGGCCATCTCGGCGACATGACCGCGCGCGGCATTGCCACGCTCAAAGAGGCGTCGCTGGTCATTGCCGAAGACACGCGGACAACGCGTAACCTGTTGAACCACTTTGAGATAAAAACCCACTGCATCAGCTGCCACAAATTCAACGAAGTGCAGCGGTGCGACGAAATTATCGAGCGCATCCGGCGCGGCGAAGCCGTGGCGATGGTAACCGACTCCGGCATGCCCTGCATTTCCGATCCCGGAGCCCGCGTCGTGGAAGCCTGCCGCGCGGCAGGCGTTCTAATTACGTCCGCGCCGGGCCCGACGGCCGTGACGACCGCGCTGGCCCTGAGCGGATTCGGCGGACACGGGTTTCTGTTTGCCGGGTTTCTGCCGCGCAAACCCGGAGCCCGCCGTAAAACTCTGGAACAGTGCGCCGCTCTACCGGTTCCAGCCATCTTTTATGAATCGCCCTATCGCCTGCTGAAACTGCTTGAAGAAATCGAAGCGGTCATGGGCGCAGAACGGCGGGTTTTTGTAGCGCGCGAACTGACCAAAAAGTTTGAGGAGCTGCTCAGCGGTACTCCGGCGGAAATCCGGCAGCGGTTCGGCGAGCGCACCGTCAAGGGCGAATGCGTGGTCATCATTGATTCGGCGGAATAA
- a CDS encoding STAS domain-containing protein, translating into MPEPEQSNDDLQAAIVGEKVFIRVTGRGSFKVSATLKQFIAEVAAKQPVTFVVLDLDDCIGMDSTFMGVLAGLSGRLKQSGQTLELINLSEKNEALLATLGVDHVITHYRHSHGHELPNQPAESLPTASATKKELAETALQAHETLVELSEENRPRFKRVIEYLKADVDRLN; encoded by the coding sequence ATGCCTGAACCAGAACAAAGCAACGACGATTTACAGGCCGCGATTGTCGGCGAGAAAGTGTTTATCCGGGTGACCGGACGCGGCTCTTTTAAGGTGAGCGCCACGTTGAAGCAGTTCATTGCCGAGGTCGCCGCAAAACAACCCGTCACTTTTGTGGTGCTTGACCTGGACGACTGCATCGGCATGGACAGTACCTTTATGGGCGTTCTCGCCGGACTTTCCGGACGGCTGAAACAGAGCGGACAGACATTGGAACTGATCAACCTTTCAGAAAAAAACGAAGCCCTGCTGGCCACGCTGGGCGTGGATCATGTCATCACTCATTACCGCCACAGCCACGGACACGAGCTGCCGAATCAGCCCGCAGAATCGCTGCCGACGGCATCGGCGACAAAAAAAGAGCTGGCCGAAACCGCGCTGCAGGCGCACGAAACTCTGGTTGAGCTCAGCGAAGAAAACCGGCCCCGCTTTAAACGCGTCATTGAATACCTGAAGGCTGACGTAGACCGGCTTAACTAA
- a CDS encoding SpoIIE family protein phosphatase, with the protein MTEHPSSWATLFLIFMLGAVLSALLCRIFCRSRQLRRQNLALRQEREVIFDFIHNIGEVFADAEEIHIESLLKRILFFATKTGKSASGVAYLYNADRTQLFARAVSGIFPPLYDADQVHTEQLLAKSQHLETLVKTRPVADGEGLVGSAAAIGNGIIIEDAEIDARVPNYTDEFLKIRSLLIVPMRFGNEVLGVIALANRTDGQPFTAGDLNLLQAMADQASVPVHYAGLKADLDRKRQLDRDMQAAQQIQASLLPQQLPHIEGVKLAACNLPAFNIGGDYYDVIQIDSDHLGIAIADVSGKGIGGAMMMAVCQGVLRARAPQEKSPARMLSELNRVLSANLAEDMFITMLYMVLNTRTRELKFARAGHERPLLKRIGQNTPEALDSAGIAIGLADAEIFDGAIKDASIQLATGDVVVVYTDGITEALNEKNEEWGTVNLLQTINTETSGGVDVLIQAVRSQLARHIGAQQQYDDMTLLALEVH; encoded by the coding sequence ATGACTGAACACCCGTCATCATGGGCGACCCTGTTTCTGATTTTCATGCTCGGCGCAGTTCTGTCAGCCCTGCTCTGCCGGATATTCTGCCGGAGCCGCCAGCTTCGGCGCCAGAATCTGGCGCTGCGGCAGGAACGTGAGGTTATTTTCGATTTCATTCATAACATCGGCGAGGTATTTGCCGATGCGGAAGAAATCCACATCGAGTCGCTCCTGAAGCGCATTCTGTTTTTCGCCACCAAAACCGGAAAATCCGCGTCCGGCGTCGCCTATCTTTACAACGCCGACCGCACCCAACTGTTCGCCCGCGCCGTCTCCGGCATTTTCCCGCCGCTCTACGATGCCGATCAGGTGCATACCGAACAGCTCCTGGCCAAGTCGCAGCACCTCGAAACGCTGGTAAAAACCCGTCCGGTCGCCGACGGCGAAGGCCTCGTCGGTTCTGCCGCCGCAATCGGCAACGGCATCATCATCGAAGATGCGGAAATCGACGCGCGGGTTCCAAACTACACCGATGAATTTCTAAAAATCCGATCCCTGCTGATCGTGCCGATGCGCTTCGGTAACGAAGTGCTCGGCGTTATCGCGCTTGCCAACCGCACCGACGGACAGCCTTTCACCGCTGGCGACCTCAACCTGCTTCAGGCGATGGCCGATCAAGCCTCGGTGCCGGTTCACTATGCCGGACTCAAGGCCGATCTGGATCGTAAGCGGCAGCTCGACCGCGATATGCAGGCGGCCCAGCAGATTCAGGCTTCCCTGCTTCCGCAACAGCTCCCGCATATTGAAGGCGTAAAACTGGCCGCCTGCAACCTGCCCGCTTTCAACATCGGCGGCGACTATTACGACGTCATTCAAATCGACAGCGATCACCTCGGCATCGCGATTGCCGACGTTTCCGGCAAGGGCATTGGCGGGGCGATGATGATGGCGGTTTGTCAGGGCGTTCTGCGGGCCCGCGCACCGCAGGAAAAAAGTCCGGCGCGCATGCTTTCTGAGCTTAACCGCGTTCTAAGCGCCAACCTTGCCGAAGACATGTTCATCACGATGCTCTATATGGTGCTCAATACCCGCACCCGCGAACTCAAATTCGCCCGCGCCGGCCACGAACGCCCGCTGCTTAAACGGATCGGGCAGAACACGCCCGAAGCACTCGATTCCGCCGGCATTGCGATCGGTCTGGCCGATGCAGAAATTTTTGACGGAGCCATTAAAGACGCGTCCATTCAGCTCGCCACCGGCGATGTCGTGGTGGTTTATACCGACGGCATCACCGAAGCGCTCAACGAGAAAAATGAGGAGTGGGGAACCGTCAACCTCCTTCAAACCATCAATACCGAAACGTCCGGCGGAGTGGATGTGCTCATTCAGGCTGTCCGCTCACAACTGGCCCGGCACATCGGTGCGCAGCAGCAGTACGACGATATGACCCTGCTCGCTCTCGAAGTCCACTGA
- a CDS encoding nucleotide exchange factor GrpE, producing the protein MNKKHRKEDAPEQPDIAAEQVVTPEVEAEEPLKNQMLRLQADFDNFRKRTQRERGELFLFANEAICLEMLPVIDHFEMGFKSAEAHQTDCSVTEGFRMVYNQLLDVLKKFNVTAIDAVGEPFNPHRHEAILHMPSDKPAETVLEQVRRGYMLGDKLLRAAQVIISSGPAEQKESE; encoded by the coding sequence ATGAACAAAAAACACAGAAAAGAAGACGCGCCGGAACAGCCGGACATCGCCGCGGAACAGGTCGTTACGCCGGAGGTTGAAGCGGAAGAACCGCTGAAAAATCAGATGCTCCGCCTGCAGGCCGACTTCGACAACTTCCGTAAACGCACTCAGCGCGAACGCGGCGAGCTTTTCCTGTTCGCCAATGAAGCAATCTGCCTTGAAATGTTGCCGGTCATTGACCATTTCGAAATGGGATTCAAAAGCGCGGAAGCCCACCAGACCGACTGCTCCGTCACCGAAGGGTTTCGCATGGTTTATAACCAGCTACTGGATGTCCTGAAGAAATTCAACGTCACCGCGATCGACGCCGTCGGCGAACCGTTTAATCCGCACCGCCACGAAGCGATCCTGCACATGCCGTCGGACAAACCGGCGGAAACCGTTTTGGAACAGGTGCGCCGCGGCTACATGCTCGGCGACAAACTGCTGCGCGCCGCGCAGGTCATCATCTCCAGCGGCCCCGCCGAACAGAAGGAATCTGAATAA
- the dnaJ gene encoding molecular chaperone DnaJ codes for MPGQKRDYYEVLGIAKGASAEEIKKAYRKMAIQYHPDKNPGDKASEEKFKEVSEAYEVLSDETKRQQYNQFGHAAFGAGRGGGGGGSYGGFGGGGIDLEEALRTFMGASGGGGSIFENFFGGGGRSQNPNAPQEGADLRFDLEIDFEEAVLGSSREIRINVNETCDRCKGSGAEPGSGRKTCATCRGQGQVVNGGGFIQFRQTCPTCRGSGQVIEKPCTTCRGQGLVRNKRTIDVKIPGGVETGSRLRIAGKGEGGLRGGPAGDLYIVLHVREHEFFKRNDLDIICEVPVPFYIAALGGEVHVPTIHGGAELKIPAGTENGKVFRMKGKGITSPRYGTGDQHVVVQIEIPQGLGGKEKKKLEEAVALFTEKNFPLTQKMHKAAEKFYEHKRALEKEK; via the coding sequence ATGCCCGGTCAAAAAAGAGATTATTACGAAGTGCTGGGAATCGCTAAAGGCGCGTCCGCCGAGGAGATCAAGAAGGCCTACCGCAAAATGGCCATTCAGTATCACCCAGACAAAAATCCCGGCGACAAAGCCTCCGAAGAAAAATTTAAGGAAGTTTCCGAAGCCTACGAAGTACTGAGCGACGAAACAAAACGCCAGCAGTACAACCAGTTCGGCCACGCCGCCTTCGGCGCGGGACGCGGCGGCGGTGGCGGCGGAAGTTATGGCGGATTCGGCGGCGGCGGAATCGACCTTGAAGAAGCGTTACGCACCTTCATGGGCGCATCCGGTGGCGGCGGCAGTATTTTTGAAAACTTTTTCGGCGGCGGCGGACGGTCACAAAACCCCAACGCTCCGCAGGAAGGCGCCGATCTGCGCTTCGATCTCGAAATCGATTTCGAGGAAGCCGTCCTTGGCTCCTCGCGCGAAATCCGCATCAACGTCAACGAAACCTGTGACCGTTGCAAAGGCAGCGGCGCGGAACCGGGCTCCGGACGGAAAACCTGCGCGACCTGTCGCGGCCAGGGCCAGGTCGTCAACGGCGGCGGCTTTATTCAGTTCCGCCAGACCTGCCCGACCTGCCGCGGCTCCGGCCAGGTCATTGAAAAACCCTGCACCACATGCCGCGGACAGGGCCTGGTTCGCAACAAACGCACCATCGACGTAAAAATTCCCGGCGGCGTTGAAACCGGCTCGCGTTTGCGTATCGCCGGTAAAGGCGAAGGCGGACTGCGCGGCGGCCCGGCGGGCGATCTCTACATTGTCCTGCACGTTCGTGAACATGAATTTTTCAAACGCAACGACCTCGATATCATTTGCGAAGTTCCGGTGCCGTTTTATATCGCCGCGCTCGGCGGCGAAGTGCACGTACCGACCATTCACGGCGGCGCGGAACTGAAAATTCCGGCTGGCACGGAAAACGGAAAAGTGTTCCGGATGAAAGGCAAAGGCATCACCAGTCCGCGCTACGGCACCGGCGACCAGCACGTCGTCGTGCAGATTGAAATTCCGCAGGGACTCGGCGGCAAGGAAAAGAAAAAGCTGGAAGAAGCCGTCGCGCTGTTCACCGAAAAGAATTTCCCGCTGACGCAGAAGATGCACAAGGCGGCCGAAAAATTCTACGAACACAAACGGGCTTTGGAAAAAGAGAAATGA